In the Pseudomonadota bacterium genome, CGCGCTGGCGTCGGGCGAGGTGCGATAGCGCATCGTCACGGTTCGGGTCGCGGTCTCGAGGTCGAGGCGCAGCACTGAACCGAGCACCGGATCCGGCGCGTCGAGGCGGTAGGGCACGGACCGTCCGGCGTCATCCGTCACCGATGTGATCTCGAGGTCGCGGGTATCGAGATCGAGCGCCCCCGTGATCTCTTCGTCGAAGTGCAGCACCGCCTCGGCCTCGAGCCGGCGCGCCGCGAAATCGACGCGGGCCCGCCAGGTCAGGTGGCGCGCCTCGGGCTGGGCGCTGTCATTGCACGAATGGGGGTCGAGACGCGACATGTCAGCTGCCCAGCCTCTCCTTCACCAGCTCACTGACCCGCTTGCCGTCGACTGGCTGTCCGGCGAAGTGCGCCATCACCGCCTTGATGACGGCCCCCATGTCCTTGGGCGAGCTTGCGCCGAGCCGCTCCGCTGCAGCTGCCACGGCGTCCTTGATCGCCGCCTCGTCGGGGGCCTTGGGGAGATAGGCCTCGATGATGGCGAGCTCGGCGCGCTCCCGGTCGGCCAGCT is a window encoding:
- a CDS encoding GatB/YqeY domain-containing protein gives rise to the protein MSIYESIQHDLTQAMKAREKERLDTLRMMKSALKLEEIEAQGALDDAATCKVLLRLCKQRKESIEQFERGGRTELADRERAELAIIEAYLPKAPDEAAIKDAVAAAAERLGASSPKDMGAVIKAVMAHFAGQPVDGKRVSELVKERLGS